Genomic DNA from Paenibacillus borealis:
ATATCCAAATCATATATGATGGTTTTTATATAAGACGCACTAATAAAATTAACAAAAAGCGAAAGAAGCGGAGGGGAAATTTGGAACTGTAGGAGCGGTAGCGACCGCCTTTGTCACCGGATTTCCACCGCGGACAGCGGTAATAATCAAGAAATCTGGGGACAACAGCGGCCGGAAGTCCAAATGTTCACCGCAGTGACGACTAAGCTTCAAGTTCAACTCTTGAGTGCGTCTTATATAGAACAACAATCCTATGAAAACGGGTGTGTCCTTACTATGGCAAGTGAACGGATTATGATTGTCGAAGATGAGCTGGAGATTGCCGAGCTGATCAGGGATTATTTGGAGATAGAGCGATATGAGGTGATTCTCTGTCAAGACGGTGAAGAAGCGCTCCGGGCTTTCAGAAGGTTTCAGCCGCAGCTGGTTATCCTTGATATTATGCTGCCGCTGCTTGATGGCATGGAGGTATGCCGCAGTATACGTACAGAGTCTGATATTCCCATCATTATGCTCAGCGCAAAAAAACGGGATTCCGATAAAATTCTGGGGCTCGGTCTTGGAGCGGATGATTATGTGGTGAAGCCTTTCAGTCCTGGTGAGATTGTGGCCAGGGTAAAGGCTCAGCTGAGGCGTTTCCATGGATTAGCCATACCTTCCAAGCAACAGAATTCAGTCGTATATCCCGGCTTGGAGCTTGATCTTAAAGCATATGAGGTCCGGGTACGCAATGAGATCGTTCATTTCTCCGCGAGGGAATTCGAGGTGCTGCGCTTCCTTGCCATCCATCCCAATCAGGTGTTTACCCGTGAGCAGATTTTTGAGAGTGCCTGGGGAATACACGAATACGGGGATCTCAATACGGTAACCGTGCATGTCAAAAAAATACGGGAAAAGGTCGAACTTGATCCTGCAAATCCCCGGTACATTCTTACCGTTCGAGGCATAGGCTATAAATTTCACGGGGGGACTAAATGATGAAACCGGGCCTCCGCTTCACCATGGTTGCTTCGATGTTTATCATTATCCTGCTTCCGTTGCTGCTCATATCTGTAGCTCTTGGTACCGGCAATAACAACGCACGGGCAGATGAAGCTTATAATGGAATGATTCCTGTGATCATTATGGTGTCACTCCCGCTTATCTGCTGTACGATTTGGATGACCCGAATCATTACCCGCAAAATTCTGCTGCCTCTCCGGGAGCTTACGCTTGTGGCAGAACAGATTGTGCAGGGCAACATGGATTGCCCGATCACTTACCGGGCCAATGATGAAATGGGCAGGTTCAGCGCTGTGTTCGAACTGATGAGAACCCGTCTGTTAGAATCCAAGGTGAACCAGGACGCTTATGAACAAGCACGCAATGAGCTTATAGCGAGCATCTCTCATGATCTCAGAACCCCTCTTTCATCTATCAGGGGATATGTGGAGGGTCTGCAGGACGGCGTCGCCCGGGATACGATCAAATTCGAGCGTTATTTATCGATCATCCGGGACAAGACAGACAAGCTAAACGATCTGATTGAGGATCTGTTCCGTTTCTCCGAGCTGGAGTCGGGGCAGCTGCAAATGAACTACGGGGAGATGGAATGCGCCCTTCTGCTGGAATCCATCGTGCGGCCGCTGGAATATGAATTTGCCGGGGGCAAAGCCAGATTAACAGTGGTCCGTCCCTTTCCGGCTGGAATGGTGCGGGCAGACGAGGTCCGCCTCACGCAGGTATTTAACAACCTGGTCGGCAATGCCACCAAATACGCAGGTGAAGAGGCACATATAACCATAGCCGCTTCCCATACCGGGAAGCGGCTTGAAGTCAGCGTGAGCGATAATGGCACAGAAATCGCACCTGAACATTTGCCCCGCCTCTTCGAGCGTTTCTACCGCGGGGATAAATCACGTTCCAGCCAATTGGGGGGAGCTGGCCTTGGGCTGGCCATCTGTAAATACATTATTGAAGAACATGGCGGGGACATCGGGGTTCACACCTTGCCCGGTACCGGAAATGTGTTTTACTTTTCGTTACCGCTGATTTCCTAGGCGCCGCTTTCAGGCCTATTACCGTCTTACCCGTCTGGCAAAATCCACAAACTGAAACTTATCCAGCCGGTGCCTGGATTCGGTATATTGGAACAGCACCGTATTCTCCAGATACACATAGTTTCGCACAACAACAATATGAGTGTATTTCTTCAGATCAAGCAGGCGATGATCCTCCTCCGTCGAAGGCTCCACGGATATCAGCTTCTTCGCATAACTGATCTTCAGCCCCAGCTTCACTTCCAGATATTCATAGATAGAGCCTTCCGCGATCTCTGCGCTTAAGAACGGCACAATATCCGACCGGAAAAAGTCCTTATCCAGAATGATCCGTTCTTCTTCAATCTCTCTGGCGCGGATTACCTTCCATACCGGAGTATCCAGCGGAATCTGGAGTTGTCTGGCTAACGCCGCGCCTGCCGGCTCCAGAACAGTCTCCTCCACCAGTGTCCGCGAGGGAGCGCCCAGCGTATCCGCCATTTCCTTGAATGAAATCAGTCCGGTTACGGGAAAATCCATCCGGGTCATATCCAGCACGAAGGAGCCCCGGCCTTTAATTTTATTAATATAGCCCTCGCGGAACAGCAGATTCAGCGCTTTGCGCACCGTTTCCCGCGAAGTGTTGTAAGCTTCAGCCAGCTCACTTTCGGAGGGCAGCTTGGTCCCGGGCAGCAGCTGGCCGGAATGGATCTGGTTACTGTATTCATTATAAATTTGCAAATATATATTTTCTCTCATTATAGATCACCGCCCTATATTGTATCACGCCATGCCTTTGGACGCATTGATTCAATTCTTAAGTACGGCTTCTCAGCTTTAAAGAAAAACAGCCCCGGAGGGCTGTTCTGCCTGTAATTATAAGTCTTAACCTATACTGAATGGGTTAACCCTTGAGATGGATGGTCAGAATACTGGTCTGCTTCGCCGTCGCCGGTCCCGTCTTCTCCTCAATCTTCTCCACCATCTCCTGCCCTACAGGGATGATGATTGGAGTGATCACCGGGTAGCCAGCTGCGCGGATGGCATCCATATCGAATTCCAGCAGAAGCTCGCCGGCCTTCACCTTATCCCCAATATTCTTAAGCTGGGTGAATCCGCTGCCTTTGAGCGACACGGTATTAATCCCTACGTGGATAAGCACCTGCACGCCGCTGGCATGCTCCAGAATAAGCGCATGTTTGCTCTTGATTACATGGGCGACTGTGGCATCAAACGGTGCATATACTTTCCCTTCGGAAGGTTCGATGGCAATCCCTTGACCCATCTGCCCCTCGGCAAAAGCAGGATCGGGTACCTGCGCAAGCGGTACTGCCGTGCCGCTGAGCGGTGCAGCCAGCTCCAGTATGTTCACCGGCTCCTGTGAGCCTTGAACGGACCGGCGGCTGCTGAGTTCATCTTGTCCGGCCGGGGGGCTGACCGTTGTTGTTCCCGCTGCTGTTGCGCCTGCGGCTGCAACTGAACTCTTCTCGGCACGGCTGACGACGGCACGGCCATACAGCACAGTAGCCACAAACGGCACGATCAGCACAATCGCCATACCTACGAAGAATACGCCCCACTGGTTCGGGAAGATGGACAAGAAGCCGGGAACCCCGCCTACTCCAATGGAAGAAGCGCGGACCTGGTTAATTGTGAGCAGAACCCCGCCCAGTGCAGAGCCGATCATCCCGAAGATGAACGGATAACGGTAGCGGATATTGACCCCGAAGATTGCCGGCTCGGTGACTCCGAGGAAGGCAGAAATTGAAGACGTCACTGCAAGGCCTTTGGTCTTCTGTTCCTTAATGACGAACATCATCGCCAGTGCCGCAGCCCCCTGTGCAATGTTGGAGAGAGCGAGCATCGGCCAGAGGAAGGTGCCTCCTTCACTGCCGATAAGCTGAACGTCAACCGCCAGGAAGGTATGGTGCATCCCCGTGATGACTAACAGCGCGTAGAATCCGCCATAGATTAAGCCGCCTAGAATCGCGAAATGATCGAACACATAGACCAGTCCGGAAGTGATCGCATTGGCAATGCCGAATGTAACCGGTCCGATGATTGTGAACGCCAGGAAACCTGTAATCAGCAGAGTCACTGGCGCAACCACCAGCAGTTTAATCGAGTCATGGACTCTCTTGTTCAGGAACTTCTCAATGTTGGCCAGAATATAGGCCGAGACCAGCACCGGCAATACCTGTCCCTGATAACCGATCTTCTCCAGATGCCAGCCGAACAAATTCCAGGTCGGAACCGTTCCTTCCGTAGAAGCACTGGCATAGCCGTAGGCACTTAATAAATCAGGATGGACAAGAATGAGTCCGAGCACAATCCCTAGCAGCGGACTGCCGCCGAACCGGGTCACTGCCGCCCAGCCAATCAGGGCCGGTAAGAAGGTAAAGGCCGTGCTGGCAATCGTATTGATAATCGCCGCAATGTCTTTCCACTGCGGATAGACGTCAACCAGCGACTGGCTGAAGAAGATACCCGGTCCAGTCAGAATATTATTGATCCCGAGCAGCAAACCTGCGGTTACGATGGCCGGAAGGATCGGAATAAAAATATCGGCGAGCGTCTTAATCGCCCGCTGCAGAGGATTCTGCTTACGGGCCGCTGCCGATTTCACCTCATCCTTGGAAGAACGGGCTCCGCCGGTCAGCTGAATCATCTCGTCATACACTTTATCAACGGTTCCCGGACCGATTACGATCTGGAACTGGCCCTGGCTGGAAAATTGTCCTTTGACAAGGTCGTTGGCGTCCAGCGCTGCCGAATCCACCTTGCTCTCGTCATAGAGCGAGAATCTCAGCCGGGTTACGCAATGCGTCGCGACCTCAATATTCTCCTTGCCCCCAACCGCCCGTACAATATCCTCTACATTCTTGCGGTCAATAGCCATATCATCACTCCTCACGTATTAGATGTTGTTAACCACATATAGGAGGCATAGGGACTCAGCTTAAGCTCTTGCGTTAATGCAGGAGCATCGGCTGTATTACCGATTATAGGCTTGTCCGTGCCAGCATGGCTTAAGTCTGTCCAATATTTGTCCTCGAACCGGAAGCTAATCTCCTTGCTGCTGAAGTTCGAGACCACAACAAGCGCCTCCCCTTCTCCTGTCCGCGTATAAGCGAACACTTCGGGATGTCCTTCATCCATTCTGCGGAATACGCCTCGGGTGAATACAGCATGCTCTTTGCGCAGCGCAATCAGCTTGCGGTAATGATGGAGAATGGAATCCGGCCGCTCCAGCTCTTTCTTCACATTGATGTCCGGGTACCGCTCATCGACCTTCAGCCATGGCGTACCGCTGGTAAATCCGGCATTCGGACTGTCATCCCACTGCATCGGCGTACGTGAATTGTCGCGCGAACGTTCCTGCAGAATGCTGAGGGCTGCTTCCGGGCTTTTTCCCTGTTCCTGGAGAATACGGTACATGTTCAGGGACTCAATATCGCGGAATTCTTCGATGCCCTTCCACTTCGGATTCGGCATGCCGATTTCTTCACCCTGATAGACATAAGGGGTTCCTTGAAGACCATGCAGCGTTGTAGCCAGAAGTTTGGCGCTTTCTTCACGGTAAACATCATCGTCGGTGAATCTGGAGAGGGCCCGCGGCTGATCATGATTGTTGAAGAATAAAGCGTTCCAGCCTCCGCCCTGCTGCATCCCGGTCTGCCACTCACTGAACAGCCGTTTCAATGCCTCGAAATCATAGGGCATCAGCTCCCACTTCCGGCCGCCCGGATAATCCACCTTCAGATGGTGGAAATTGAAGGTCATGGAGAACTCCCGCTCTTCAGGGTTCGAGTAGCGGATACAATGCGCAAGGGTAGTGGATGACATCTCCCCGACCGTTACCATCTCAAACGGGCCGAACACCTCTTTATACATGTCTTTGATGTATTCATGAACGCGCGGTCCGTCCGTATAGAACTTCCGTCCATCTCCCGGCGGCACACTTCCGTCATCATTAGGAAACTGCTGGTCCTTGGAGATTAGATTAATAACGTCCATCCGGAAGCCGTCCACACCCTTGCGGGCCCAGAACAGCATCATATCGTTAACCGCTCTGCGGACCTCTGCGTTCTCCCAATTCAGATCGGCCTGAGTCTTGTCGAACAACGTAAGATAATATTGTCCCGAAGCCTCATCGAACTGCCAGGCAGGCCCCCCGAACTTCGACTGCCAGTTGCTCGGCAAGCCGCCGCCCGGCGCCGGATCCTTCCAGATATAATAATCACGGTAAGGGTTGTCCTTGCTTGAAACCGACTGCTTGAACCACTCATGTTCCGTCGAGGTATGATTAACCACGATATCGGTCATCAGCTTCATGCCGCGCCGGTGCAATTCCTGTATAAGCTCGTCGAAGTCCTCCATTGTCCCGAAATCGGGGTTAATCTCCTTATAATCTGCAACATCGTAACCGTTATCATATTGGGGCGAGACATAGACCGGCTGCAGCCAGACGATATCAATCCCAAGCTCCTGCAAATAATCCAATTTCTCAGTAAGGCCTCTTATATCGCCTGTTCCATTGCCTGTCGTGTCCTTGAAGCTCTTCGGATACACCTGATACACTGTGGACCGGCGCCACCATTCTGAATACCGGGACTGGGTCAAATTAAGCACCTCCAAAAGAATTGCTGTATTTCAATCATTAAACTTGTATATACAAGATCAAACACCTCACACAGTTTAAACCTGTATATACAGGTTGTCAATAGAGTTAATCCGCCAATAGCTTGTGTAGGACAAATGTTTGCGTAGCACGGATGTAAGCGAAGTACAGCTGTTTGCGTAGTATTGGTGTTTGCGCAGTACAGATAAATGGCATTAAGACAGGCGATAATGTGTATCGGGGGGAGTGCAGCGGCAACGCCATGATTGCGGTAACTGCGATAACTGAAGCGTAGCGGTAACTGCGATAACTGAAGCGTAGCGGTAACTGCATTAATAGCGGTGTTAGTTACTGTAATAGTAGCTTTAGCCGCTAATTGACCGCATCGCGCTGGAAAGTCCCCCGTTAAGCATAAATAACAGTAATATTTGGTTAAATCAAGGGTGCGTGAGCAATCTGCAGCGGGGAATTGGACATTTATCGCAGTAATGGCCCGTTTTGATAAGTTTGTCTCTAGCCCAGTATTAATTAAGTGGAAAATGTACATTTAAATTTCAATAACCAAACTGATTATTAACAATAAGTGGATAAAGGGCATCTAATTCACTCCATTTCTCTGCGGAAGGCATATTCGGCAGAATTAGTTGTTCTTTTTCCACTTATTATCCTCTTTTTAGTATTTGATGAGATATTAAATGTTCTTTTTCCACTTATTTCGATTGACCAGCATCGGGGCGGTGCGCGGGATCGCTCGGGATGAGCTGCGGGGCGGATTAGTCGGATTGCTGGCGCGAAGAGGTACGGGGCGGATTAGTCGGATTGTTGGCGCAACGGGCTGCGGGGCGGATTGGCCGGAGCGACGAGGTACGGAGCAGATTAATCGGATTGCTGGCGCGACGAGGTACGAAGCGGATTAGTCGGATTGCTGGCGCAAGGGGGTACGAAGCATGTAAGCCGGATTGCTGGCACGACGGGCTGCGGAGCGGATTGGCCGGACTGCTGCCACAGCGGTTGCGAACGGGGTAGCGGAGCCACGCACAAAAACAGCGACCCGCCCCCGGACATAACGGGAACAGATCGCTGCTTTTAAACCTGTATATTCACTACTCCAAATATCCTTTCACCAATCCCAGCGGCAGCAGCTTCGGCTGCTCGCAGCTGGTCACCAGCTCCGCATAG
This window encodes:
- a CDS encoding response regulator transcription factor; the encoded protein is MASERIMIVEDELEIAELIRDYLEIERYEVILCQDGEEALRAFRRFQPQLVILDIMLPLLDGMEVCRSIRTESDIPIIMLSAKKRDSDKILGLGLGADDYVVKPFSPGEIVARVKAQLRRFHGLAIPSKQQNSVVYPGLELDLKAYEVRVRNEIVHFSAREFEVLRFLAIHPNQVFTREQIFESAWGIHEYGDLNTVTVHVKKIREKVELDPANPRYILTVRGIGYKFHGGTK
- a CDS encoding sensor histidine kinase, which gives rise to MMKPGLRFTMVASMFIIILLPLLLISVALGTGNNNARADEAYNGMIPVIIMVSLPLICCTIWMTRIITRKILLPLRELTLVAEQIVQGNMDCPITYRANDEMGRFSAVFELMRTRLLESKVNQDAYEQARNELIASISHDLRTPLSSIRGYVEGLQDGVARDTIKFERYLSIIRDKTDKLNDLIEDLFRFSELESGQLQMNYGEMECALLLESIVRPLEYEFAGGKARLTVVRPFPAGMVRADEVRLTQVFNNLVGNATKYAGEEAHITIAASHTGKRLEVSVSDNGTEIAPEHLPRLFERFYRGDKSRSSQLGGAGLGLAICKYIIEEHGGDIGVHTLPGTGNVFYFSLPLIS
- the treR gene encoding trehalose operon repressor, whose protein sequence is MRENIYLQIYNEYSNQIHSGQLLPGTKLPSESELAEAYNTSRETVRKALNLLFREGYINKIKGRGSFVLDMTRMDFPVTGLISFKEMADTLGAPSRTLVEETVLEPAGAALARQLQIPLDTPVWKVIRAREIEEERIILDKDFFRSDIVPFLSAEIAEGSIYEYLEVKLGLKISYAKKLISVEPSTEEDHRLLDLKKYTHIVVVRNYVYLENTVLFQYTESRHRLDKFQFVDFARRVRR
- the treP gene encoding PTS system trehalose-specific EIIBC component, with the protein product MAIDRKNVEDIVRAVGGKENIEVATHCVTRLRFSLYDESKVDSAALDANDLVKGQFSSQGQFQIVIGPGTVDKVYDEMIQLTGGARSSKDEVKSAAARKQNPLQRAIKTLADIFIPILPAIVTAGLLLGINNILTGPGIFFSQSLVDVYPQWKDIAAIINTIASTAFTFLPALIGWAAVTRFGGSPLLGIVLGLILVHPDLLSAYGYASASTEGTVPTWNLFGWHLEKIGYQGQVLPVLVSAYILANIEKFLNKRVHDSIKLLVVAPVTLLITGFLAFTIIGPVTFGIANAITSGLVYVFDHFAILGGLIYGGFYALLVITGMHHTFLAVDVQLIGSEGGTFLWPMLALSNIAQGAAALAMMFVIKEQKTKGLAVTSSISAFLGVTEPAIFGVNIRYRYPFIFGMIGSALGGVLLTINQVRASSIGVGGVPGFLSIFPNQWGVFFVGMAIVLIVPFVATVLYGRAVVSRAEKSSVAAAGATAAGTTTVSPPAGQDELSSRRSVQGSQEPVNILELAAPLSGTAVPLAQVPDPAFAEGQMGQGIAIEPSEGKVYAPFDATVAHVIKSKHALILEHASGVQVLIHVGINTVSLKGSGFTQLKNIGDKVKAGELLLEFDMDAIRAAGYPVITPIIIPVGQEMVEKIEEKTGPATAKQTSILTIHLKG
- the treC gene encoding alpha,alpha-phosphotrehalase, with translation MTQSRYSEWWRRSTVYQVYPKSFKDTTGNGTGDIRGLTEKLDYLQELGIDIVWLQPVYVSPQYDNGYDVADYKEINPDFGTMEDFDELIQELHRRGMKLMTDIVVNHTSTEHEWFKQSVSSKDNPYRDYYIWKDPAPGGGLPSNWQSKFGGPAWQFDEASGQYYLTLFDKTQADLNWENAEVRRAVNDMMLFWARKGVDGFRMDVINLISKDQQFPNDDGSVPPGDGRKFYTDGPRVHEYIKDMYKEVFGPFEMVTVGEMSSTTLAHCIRYSNPEEREFSMTFNFHHLKVDYPGGRKWELMPYDFEALKRLFSEWQTGMQQGGGWNALFFNNHDQPRALSRFTDDDVYREESAKLLATTLHGLQGTPYVYQGEEIGMPNPKWKGIEEFRDIESLNMYRILQEQGKSPEAALSILQERSRDNSRTPMQWDDSPNAGFTSGTPWLKVDERYPDINVKKELERPDSILHHYRKLIALRKEHAVFTRGVFRRMDEGHPEVFAYTRTGEGEALVVVSNFSSKEISFRFEDKYWTDLSHAGTDKPIIGNTADAPALTQELKLSPYASYMWLTTSNT